Proteins encoded together in one Impatiens glandulifera chromosome 1, dImpGla2.1, whole genome shotgun sequence window:
- the LOC124942897 gene encoding hyoscyamine 6-dioxygenase-like — protein MTGLLSSWSKDLQSVPESFIFPPDQRPSSDLVSEFNNPFVDLNNCDQFETIHKILEAGKDLGFFQVINHGVSENVVHETREVVKEFFAMPCEVQRRSFKVDATKRCRLYTSTFNYDKEEIHLWRDNLTHPYHPFHDSLHLYPQLPIRYREVVRNYCGQVKKLTTRILELIGLGLGLEEGYFEKERRSDVHLFSVNHYPLCPQPSLTLGMHKHFDPNLITILNQGDVDGLQFYRDGQWISTEIMPNSFIVIIGCQMQMAIGETTLVAEELAAVKI, from the exons ATGACTGGTCTACTTTCAAGCTGGTCTAAGGATCTTCAATCCGTGCCTGAGAGCTTCATATTCCCACCAGATCAAAGACCTAGTTCAGATCTAGTATCTGAATTCAACAACCCTTTTGTGGATCTCAACAATTGTGATCAATTTGAAACCATACACAAGATTCTTGAAGCAGGCAAAGACTTGGGCTTCTTTCAG GTGATTAATCATGGGGTTTCTGAGAATGTAGTTCATGAGACAAGGGAAGTGGTTAAAGAATTCTTTGCCATGCCATGTGAAGTCCAAAGAAGATCATTTAAAGTGGATGCAACAAAAAGATGTAGACTTTACACTAGCACTTTCAATTATGATAAGGAAGAGATCCATTTATGGAGAGATAACTTAACTCATCCTTACCATCCTTTTCATGATTCTCTACACCTTTACCCCCAACTCCCTATAAGATATCG GGAGGTTGTTAGAAACTATTGTGGTCAGGTAAAGAAGCTTACCACAAGAATTCTTGAGCTGATCGGATTAGGGCTGGGTCTAGAAGAAGGATATTTTGAGAAGGAAAGGAGGAGTGATGTTCATTTATTCTCGGTTAATCATTACCCACTTTGTCCACAACCGAGTTTGACTCTTGGAATGCATAAACACTTTGATCCTAATCTCATTACCATTCTAAACCAAGGAGATGTGGATGGTCTTCAATTCTATAGGGATGGCCAATGGATTTCAACTGAAATTATGCCAAATTCATTTATTGTCATCATTGGATGTCAAATGCAG ATGGCTATTGGAGAAACGACATTGGTTGCAGAAGAATTAGCCgctgtgaagatttga
- the LOC124928575 gene encoding chromatin modification-related protein eaf6-like, producing the protein MEHEGQRNSTSPSAMLAALLCKRSKLHEELRSIEKQVYDMETSYLQDPSQCGNVLKGFEGFLSSSKSTTLLKRSRKFQPEDRLFSLSSVTSPAAEEHAFGRDGGGLHANGQGKGRKGRAGQREAKRMKQSNDVDFDYEDDELL; encoded by the exons atggaacacgAAG GGCAACGAAACTCCACAAGTCCATCGGCGATGCTCGCTGCCCTCCTGTGTAAAAGGTCTAAGCTTCATGAAGAGCTACGAAGCATTGAAAAACAG GTATATGATATGGAAACGAGTTATTTACAGGATCCAAGTCAATGTGGAAATGTATTGAAAGGTTTTGAGGGGTTCCTATCATCATCTAAGAGCACTACCCT CTTAAAGAGATCAAGGAAGTTTCAACCAGAAGATAGGCTCTTCTCTTTATCATCTGTCACCTCTCCAGCT GCTGAAGAACATGCTTTTGGACGAGATGGTGGAGGTTTACATGCAAATGGACA AGGGAAAGGGAGGAAGGGAAGAGCCGGGCAAAGAGAAGCGAAGAGAATGAAGCAATCCAATGACGTTGATTTTGACTACGAGGATGATGAATTACTTTGA
- the LOC124928603 gene encoding dehydrodolichyl diphosphate synthase CPT3-like, with protein MDKVSSSNQVVRIARNICAFARKCVFQILSVGPLPNHIAFIMDGNRRFAKQQDLAEGSGHKVGFFALMTMLQYCYELGLKFVTIYAFSIDNFKRRPEEVQYVMELMQEKIEGLIKEESIVNRYGVRVYFIGNLDLLTKPVRLAAERAMAATSGNSRAVLSICMAYTSTNEIVHAVQEACNDKRDEIRSLEENGVVYEKGEEFIIRLRDVERHMYMAAAPDPDIIVRTSGETRLSNFLLWQSTCSYLYSPAILWPEIGFRHLFWAIMTFQRNFKAKKEELEITHVAISSSSSSSSSSSHS; from the coding sequence ATGGACAAAGTTAGCAGCAGCAATCAAGTGGTCCGTATTGCTCGCAACATATGTGCTTTTGCAAGAAAATGTGTTTTCCAGATACTTTCTGTTGGTCCTCTACCCAACCACATTGCATTCATAATGGATGGGAATAGAAGATTTGCAAAACAACAGGACTTAGCAGAAGGATCAGGTCACAAAGTCGGTTTCTTTGCTTTAATGACTATGCTCCAGTACTGTTACGAGTTAGGCCTCAAGTTCGTGACTATTTACGCTTTCAGCATTGACAATTTCAAGCGACGTCCAGAAGAAGTCCAATATGTGATGGAACTGATGCAGGAAAAGATAGAAGGTTTGATCAAAGAAGAGAGCATAGTTAATCGTTATGGAGTTAGGGTTTACTTCATAGGGAACTTAGACCTACTGACTAAGCCTGTAAGGTTAGCTGCTGAGAGAGCCATGGCCGCCACATCTGGAAACTCGAGAGCGGTACTTTCGATTTGCATGGCGTACACTTCCACAAATGAGATTGTACATGCTGTACAAGAAGCTTGCAACGATAAAAGGGATGAAATCCGATCTTTAGAAGAAAATGGGGTCGTTTATGAGAAAGGGGAGGAGTTCATTATTAGGTTAAGAGATGTGGAAAGACATATGTATATGGCTGCTGCTCCGGATCCTGATATCATTGTTCGGACATCTGGTGAAACTCGGTTGAGCAATTTTCTTCTATGGCAAAGTACTTGTTCTTATTTATACTCACCTGCTATTCTATGGCCTGAGATCGGTTTTCGTCATCTATTTTGGGCAATCATGACCTTCCAGAGGAATTTCAAAGCCAAAAAGGAGGAATTAGAGATTACACATGTTGCAATaagttcttcatcatcatcatcgtcctCTTCTTCTCATTCATAG